The segment ctgaccaggtcctcagcaagtccaggaagtccaggaagtccaggaagtccagtaggtccaggtagctcggcaactgcagggtccccggaggtcctccaggcccggaagaccgacgacgactgagtacatgaagctctgtgagctccttatctagacttcgaggaacgatgtctcccgatcaaaacaaggtcgacggttaattacaattgcgaaatccaacgaattcttcggcaaaaatggattttctgctaaaatatacgttccattggctattgctatgacaaataatgttaacaacatttaccctaaccgcccagtagaaattattattaactttgatcgatagaacttgagatatcaagcaattagtaacatttgatcttgaatttgcaaatgattttctacgccgaatgaattctcttttattctcaatgtttaattgttcgatacattaatgttaatgcttatacatatcatctagtattatttataatgaataaatacattttagtggaacttggtgtaaatgaatagttgcaggaatatttggagaaatatgagtgacatacttgtttctcccccttagttactaagatcgacgaagtatacgatagaaccacggtactctatgaaacactttttggcaggcacaggcactgactctacaatcgcattgcacacgattacagaagcacttcctgtttttaaacgtccttcagtttctgaaaaagtcttctaggtaacgggtatatctaaatggaatcctgttaaaaggcctcccacatggtccagtaatcgatgaaatttatgcgcgaattgagaaatcacgagacaatatgaactatgacgtgcacacacttcactgaaccgatgaatttctcagcgctagacaaaattttatttcccaatgcgggtttcaaaagtaactcgacttgcagttgcatccatgcacaccacgacactcgtgcatcatgcaaccttctgcgagtcttttaagaattagattttactgtaaattttagtgttggccataaactaatactcgtagccagtaatatccaattattattacttcaaaagtgcattagaatcttgcgggaatgtcagtaacagcgtgaatttttaatacttttcggcgtacgatacgtgaaaaggttctactacacgcaaagtactaataaacaatgtcatcttgcaacttatagcttgcatgggctttgaagaaataccatttttgtgcttcatagtgtcttgatccctgaaatggattttcggagaaaaatccgcgtgagtcgttgacaaaccgagccaaagcatagcgtagcaaaagcctacctgtgccaaactctctctctaaacgagtcacacgtatacaagtacgcaaacacctttcagcctttcaacacatgtcagagtagttgctgagttgaacgctgttcataagcagatgccactacattcagacctcaaattatgggtcggtaatacagtttgggtggcgacacgaacatctataaggtgataggtctatgctgtacctcgtctgtgttgaaaccaattatggcgaggtaagagatactttttaccgtgggtcggtgataaggataaagaatgcgatcgtatttggatcgatttcgtttatttagtaattgaaaagtaatttagtatgcaattcttcatttgcagtgttttcatttttcttagcaggggcagttatttttcatgtctattaactttaccgacctgtatgaatcggtggaatatggttctcagagttaccgtttttaaacatacagtacgcaacacaagtcacagttctttcacgaagttgttacttcagaggtggcaccaggggggccaagcttccctcttacgaaagttgaagcagagtttgtagcgcctcctaccaatgaggtgcgtactaaactgtgaatgtgtgaattggtgtgaatcgggacgtatgtgtatgtgtatacgtgtaatgtaccgtttactttaaaacctgtccacggatcgtcgcgccagcgacacgtatgcagcagatagaaggataaacattgaaattgaatatttcttcttttcttaggaaaagaaaatatattcaattgctttgtatatccttctatctgctgcatacgcgtcactgacgcgacaatccatggtcagacggccttagaaagggtaaaccagggaaagtgaggacacttcctcgtgtctgcgccaaacatttctaaatgacgacggtcgtcatggtaacatttcaccaacgtcgaaaggttgtgtgtcgtgctcactgatacacgtaggtatgtgtgtgtgatgtacctagcgcctcctaccaatacggtgctaactaaacgggaaaacttcagccaaacaaagacggcttggtccccctgttggaaacggaacgctatgaatgcgtgcagcgactgcgctgcgatctatgcgcataatgcgtgaatcggaacacagccctattctgcataattaccaaaaTAAGGTGTTGAAGAATTAAGTTACTATTTGAGCATATTTGAGTATGAATAGGTATGAATACAGGTATTCCTTTTAATATGAGCACCTTGATGCAACACGGAAGATTATAATCATTTCCAAtaatgtttaattaataaatttatatttaaaaaccaatCATAATATAATAGCAGTACATGCAATGGAATAGTTACGTTCGGCAGAGCATGTTTGACAATTCGAAAAAAATCACTCGAAGCATATTAAAATATCGTTAAGAAAAGAATGCATGGCTGCATACTTTTTTtcagtaatttaattacagttACGCGAATGAACTGATCAACGTGTGAACAGTTACACATTACGTTAATGTTTTTTTGTCCccgcaataattttttaaggttatatctaaatgcaattattttatAACAGCGTTTTATGAAGTCCAGCTCAACGTGTAATCTACAACTCTGCTACTTTATCGTCAAATGAATTATGATTCATGAGCTATTCATCTTTTAAAGTGGTTAAACAATGTCAAATGGTAAAAATCAGTTTCTTTCATTTGTCAATCAGGTAAGACTTATTagaaattaacccttcgtggttacaccttcttataatcacaagttggtcacacggggttcactgtatcCCAGCGTCATTTTGTGAGTTAtcatttttcgtatttttgaatctgttaacttttcagtgataatggtttgtaatacatataaaatcatggtctaatagtctttttctattaatgtaaattttgatatgataaaatttgtagttaaaaatGAGCGATTCTTCACGGTTCTCGGAAAatagcgattttttaattttttccttgcgataaatcccctttggaagtcgtaaagacacaaTATTGTACCtcaaaaattattcttggggtacaatacatcccgtgtgaccacgaagggttaacattcataaaagaaaataagaagTCAACGTATGAGTAATATAAATGTTAAATGAacttctcaaaataaaaaataattaagttcGATATAACTATATTAAATGCGAATATACATAatgaatttgatattttttcaggATGACTCTGTACTACGAAGAGTACAAAACATGCCTTCAGGGACTAATGATGTTGTAGCCTtcgattatttacaaaagtacgTAAATAGTCTGGAAAGTAAAGATTCAGGAATGAATGTGTCTTCTATCGCTGCAAATAATTCAAACATCGCATTGTATTTGAATTGCAAAAATAACGATTACAAAAGTACCAATTTTAATAATGCAGATTACAAGTTTATAAAACTTGAGAATGCCCTTTTGCAGAATGCGATCAGTTCTCATACTGAATTAAAAGCGAAATACATAAGGCAAGACCATTTGAAAATGGAAAACATGGCTATAAAGTCTATTTTCTCGTTTGACGAACGAAATGATTATATCGATGATACAAAATTAATGTCAACGGCATGTAGCAATGTAATTGGTTCGCAAGATATCAGGAATAACAATAGACCTATTACtgtaaaaaagccttttataatcgagaaatgtatttttacacaaattaAGGAGAAATCTCATGATACAGAAAACGACAATAAAAGTTCGAACGATGAGAACAATGATCCCGAGACTAAGTTTATAGCGTTGGCTAATCAAAACAAAAGTAAAATCAATGGGTCGGATATATTAGACAAGCAAATAAAAGCATGCAGCCAGTGTTCGATGACGTTCAGATACAAAAGGCATTTGGATCGACACCTGGAAGGTCATCAGAAAAATAATTGTTCTCATTGCAATGCTAAATTTGCCAGGCGCAAGCACCTTGAAATACATTTGTTCCGTTCGCACGGCGAAAGAGTAACGAAGTATCCGCATTCCTGCGACGTATGCTCTCGCAGCTTCCCTAAACGTACCTTGTTACACCGTCATCGAGCTAAACACAACTACGAGAACGGCAAGGTCTGCTCGGATTGCGGAGAAATGCTGAAGGCGGAAGAAGACGACAAGGAGCATAAAAAGAATCATTGTACGAGAAAGCAGTTCGAATGTAAAAGATGCTCGCAAACATTCAGCATCGAGCAAACGTATCTGACTCATATCCAGAATCATGATAATCACAAATGTTCGAAGTGCGACGTTGCGTTTGCATCTAAAAAGAAGACGCACGAGCATTATAAAATGGTGCATTCTACGAAATTGAACGATAATAAACTATCGAACGATGGTGAGTTCTTATGGCAAAGGAATGAGAAATATATTCTGAATTCATAAAGAATCTTTGTTTTATAGGTGTTTATTTCTGCGCCGACTGTAAGCATACTTTTTTCAAACAGGACGATTACTCGCGTCATTTAGAATCCACTTCGCACCTCAGCAAAATAAACAGAGAGATACCTTTAAAAGATATCTTCGCCTGTCCAATTTGCTCTAAGAAATTAATATCACGCAGAGCGCTCGATCAACACGTCAGACGTATACATAAGGGAGAGAAGAGGTTTGCGTGCAACATTTACGGTTGCACATTTCAATGCGCAAGAAAGTCAGACTTAGATAGGCACAAGCAGTTGCACGTAGAGCAAAGGAACATTGTGTGCGAACAGTGCGGAAAAACTTTTACTAGCGTTAGTATTCTTAACGATCATGTTCTTTACGTACATAATAAGGAAAGGCAATTTGTCTGCGAAGAATGTGGTAAAACGTTTAAACGGAACAGTTTATTGAAAAGGCACAAACTGTCTCATCAGCAATATCGACCGTTTAGTTGTATGCAATGCAACACTGCGTTTAAAAGGTCGCATCATCTTACTCGTCACATGGAAACGTGTCACAGAATTACGcttgaaaagaagaagaaggtaaATTCAATTGTACATACTTCGTTTCTAACAAATATATGTGATTTAAGAGGAATGTGCATTTACAATATAATGCTTAACAGGTTGTGAAGCTCATGAAAACGGAAGATGGTCACCTCGTTCCGATACCAGAGAAACCAAGAAACCTTAAGCCCAAAAAGCTAAAAATTAAAGGATCTAATACAGTCTTAACGTCGAATGAAAAGGCCCTGTGCTTTGAGAGCACAGATATTGCTAGTGAAGATTTTAACTCAAGCTTGGAGCTCCAATCACTGCCTAATCCTGACGATCTCTGTGAGAATCCAACATTGtcattagaatttataaatttattacctACTACAGACTCTACCCCTCAAGTTCTCTCGTTAGTAGATATTAATGCAGAACAGATCGTTACTGTAGAAGTGTCTGGTCCAAAGACATTAACGATGAATAATCTGATAGACCAGTTTGATACGAATTCTAACGAGATACTAAATCTTACAAGTTATCAAGATCTGGAATATCAGCATGGGATTTTAAATTCGGATCAAAATTTCTACGACCATACAAACTACTCAGAGTTATCATTGGGAGCTGCTGAAGGAACGTCGCTTTTTGTAGACTCAAACATTAACAAAGTAGATAGTTTACCGATAGAGAATTACTTAAATCAACCATTTCCATTATTCTTAAATCTTTAATCGAATAGAAAAACAATACTCCATTAGAAAGTTGAAGTACAAACAGAGtttaatatctgcaaaaatcaGGAATTTCAATTAAAACTACACGAAGCCACTCAGGCTAATTACATTGTAAATGTAATAAGAAATTTTGAAGTAATGATCGACAAGAATATGTGCTatagcagggttgactaactggtggctcgcgagccaccgggggctcctccgctttgctgctacaCTAAACGGCCCCCCttcatacctaccagactctgacgatcgcagtggatttctccttctttctttctcttttcgaCGGAGGTGCCctcggtggcccgcgagccaccagttagtcaaccctgtgcTATAGTATCTAGCTTTAACGAAATTGATCATGCATTTAATAAACTAGGATAAGTGTACATGTATAGTTTTTTGAGatgtttatttataattgtttatattaaattttatacgagaaaaatataaatgtataaatgctataaaattttcataatttttttagttgtttcactttgaaaatatactttttatTCAATATAGCATCTTATTTATTAAACCCGGAAATTTCCCattacaattatttaacgtTCCTAAATGTTACAAGCTTTAACACGCATCGGTATAAAAGGAATCTTAGGTTATACTTGGaataaatattgacaaaatGTACATACAGAAAAATCAATAacacaaatgtaaaaatttcGCCATAAATCTTGCACGAAGCGAATATAAGTACATAATTATAACATTGATTTATTTCCGGGATCGCTTAGAATGTATGTATTAAACCGTTTATGTGCATCTGCAAATTTATTATATcattatatatgtataacttTAGTCACAATGAATTTTCATAATCATATCTAGTAAGTGAGAATAACAATATAGTTCTTACTTTATTGTTGGTATATGGATAAATATAAGTATCTTTAATTACGAACACCTGCCTTTCTTGTCACACATTTCTAAATATCGTGAAAAATTTAGCGTAACAACATTTTACAGCAACGTGATTTACACAAAGTATATATTATACACAACACATACATCCTTAATTTTATATCGTTTtcaacatcatgtatatataatGTAAATATCCGATTTACAAAAGTCGATAACAACTTTGTACatacaataaaaatatgaatgcaataaataaataaacaaattgcaaaaccaTTCACAATTATGACAGAATATAAAACTTGAACAAAATTTAGATAAAATAATATGCCCCAATAGAATTTTATCAACATTatgctttttgttttttattttgccGGTATATTATTATAGCACCAATCTTTACAGTTCCCTTATTTTTATACCCATATATTTTATGGATACTTCAAGTCGACAATgcttaattatatatattggtACCTTTTACAATATTTAGCTTTGCGATCAGTTTTTAGTTTCATGCATCATCTAGATTCCCATCGTTCTTTTTTCATGAAACAAATCTGTACAAAAGTAAACCTACAAGTGCTGCGCTTGCTCCTCCAATTATGCTCCATGTAAGCTTCGACGTGGTTTTACTTTTATTCTCTTTCTTTGTACTTTTTGAATCATTATTGCTTTTATGGGTACCAAGCATTTTACGGTACAAATTTTTCTCGTGTTGAGCATCTTTAGCGTTCTTTTCTTTCAAAATTGCCAGCTCCATTTGAATAGCTTTTGTCTCCGGCTCTAATTTTGCCGCTTGAAGTAATACTTGATACGCCGACTCGTGTTCTCCTTTATTATGCAAAATTTTTCCTACGAATATGCAATCAGTTTAATGTATGGGATTCGTTACAATACCAAACGCAATTTTCAATGATATTACCTTTTCTGAAAAGTGCTTTTACATTATGCGGCTGACATCTCAGAACACTTTCTACGCTCCTCAATGCTGCGTCGTAAGCTTGCGTTTTCATTTGAGCAGCTgctaaattattatacagtttCATACGATCTTCCAATAGAGCCTGCAATTCTGCATCGGTTGTAGACTCTTCAGCATCATTTTGATGAGAAGTACGATTCTCTATTGGTAGTAGAAACTCTAGTGCCCTTCGGTAACACTGCATCGCCAGCGTTGGTTCGTTACGAGTGAACCACCAATTTCCACGTTCTCGCTTCttgttactttaaaataaagccATGCGATTACCTATTATTGTAAACGATATTAATGACTATAAGAACAATGATTACCCAATTTCTTTTCGTTGACTAATGCTAAGCGTCTCTAATTCTTCTTCAAGTTCAACAGATTTCAATTCGACTGTATAAAAGATAGTAGCATCGGGTGGTATGTCGGGTTCTTTTCCTAGTTGACCATAAGCAAATCGTGGATATACTTCAATCTCTGCGACTTCATCTACGTCCATAAGCGCAATTGCTAAATCCAATCCCTACGACGAAGGAATATAAAGATGAACttattgtttctttttaaacgatctaataatattattcttatATATTAGTGGTAACTATGCAGAAtaggtgtttcctcaccgatttcaatgatttttggatatgttctaaaactcaacattctgaacaacatcttcctgtacatgttaccgccacacgacctacgtttttgagatatttgcgaaaaacttctgttgatttattgcGACGCGACGCACTGTCGCATTCCACttcccaacttgtcccgggtattaataTTGGTTGGGGATAGATGAATGCGggaggcgcgtaaagcatggtagcgaaccgatatgaatttggagatttgaaccagaaacttgcgtaCGCCCGTCAGCACCCGGACTCTGTTCGGCAGTGCCGACGCCGCCAGATATTAGGAtgactctggttctaaaacataatttttttgctaagAAGAGGTTGCCttcgagagcacctgttgggtgtgtgggAACTCCTGTCAACACCCCAACTCACACCGGTCCGCtagcatgctttacgcgcccgcgagcgggcacgcgccccccgccctgttctagccccaaccaatactaatacccaggacaagttggaaagtggaatgcgttgcgtcggaataagtcaaatgaagtttttcgcaaataggtATCTCAGAAACGAAGGCCAGCTTCATCATTTGTTTTATCCCATGCTCGCGCATACTCTGCCATGGACGTGTACTATAGGTCCTATGcctggatggaaagaagtcggtcgagaaactctatgGTCTGAATATTAGGCCCGAATAGCATTGgccaacgtcgacgaatacaaagtaagcaaacgggacatgGGCGGTAAgaagccaatgcgagcgaagaacccctcttgcccctgtgacatttcaaccgacttcttccCATACATTATAGtagtaacaatagttttttgcgaatatctcggaaacaaaggtcgAGCTGCGGTAACATACatagaaaaaagttgttcagaatcatgtccccgacaattattatattgtaaatatttgaaGGTCGTCAATCTTGATCAGGAAACACCTGTTCTACATAATTACCGTTGGTACAATAAAATTAGTGCTACTATTTTCAATACATTCATACTCGTATTTAATGTTTGTAAGGGTCAACAAacgtaataaatattctttatgGCCTGTGAATCAGCGCATATTAAgggtcctccagacgctgatgcatgttgcagtgaaacgttgatacatgcatcatgatgcaggtttcatgatacatgctgctacgtctgtagatcggtttccgtgtttcggcatcagaagcggaactggcatcttgctcatTAGCTAGGTGCGTGAGTAAAATGCAAGAGTCATAAaacctgcatcatgatgcatgcatcagtgtttcactgcaacatgtatcagcgtctggatgtccCTTTAGGGAAAGGCATTTGTAAGTATAGTTAGAGCACGACACCTGAATCACTTCGATGTCCCCTAATTGAACTTTAAGATCTTCGTGTTCCTCGGCTATCGTACCATCTTTTAGTttaccaataattttcagaGTACAGATATCAGCTCTATTCGGTCGCGTCCCAGTTTTACCCTTTTTTATGACTTTCTTTCTGAGCTGCCCATTCCCTAAAATATCTATCCACTCTTCGGGCTGGTGATCATTTAAAGCCGCTTTGGTCATCGGATCTGTTGGGTCGACATCAAAATTTAATTCCTCCTTGATGAAGTCGGCCTGGGTCGTTCCTGAATCAACCGGTCCATCTgccatcttaaaaaaatttcaacaaatcagCTAGTTTTCTAAAACAAAGAGACTGCGCAACGATTTAGGCGAAAGGAGAAAGGTTTCAGGGGCATTACATAAAGGAATTAGTACTGATTTCCGTTCTTTGGGGCAGTaaaagtttttcattaaaagttgTCATTCTAAAGAAAAACAAACTTGAATTTAGCGACTTAGGAATGTTTAATCCGTACTGCGGAGCACGTTATATTGTTTAAAGTGCGCTTTCTGTTCGATCGCGGGACACGTTTATCGAAATCATGGGTGGATCGTGATCAAGAATTTCGCATTTCATTTGATAGATCGACGGGCATGCAATGAATGTGTAATCGACGGCAGGAAAATTGCACACTCATTTGGTAAACGGAAAAAATTTGAAGCAGGATTATCGGTACAGCTTTTTGTTATGCCACGACGAATTCTAGCCGAACCTTTTAAAACGAAGTCTGCAAAGAAAATACACACCTCCTTATCTTCAAACGTCTCGGCAGTCATTGGAAACGCTAAAAAATGATATCGTACACTTCTGTTTATTTGCCAAACACGCGATACCGGTTAGCTTCAGCCACTATCTGAAATGAGCCTCGGAAAGGCGGGACGGAATTTCGAGAATGTTCAATCGATAATCGAAGTTTACATCAAGTTTGCCACATTGTGATTACGTAAATCGTAACGAATAATCGTTTTGCGCTTATCAAATCCGATGAATCACGTTTAATCGCCAGATAACGCTGGAATAAAATTACGATCAAGTAAATGCCTTTGCTTTATgacaaattcaaataatttatataactcGTAACATTTAAACTCGTgcctaaaattttttaatagatccGTAACACCTCTCAACCCCATTTTAATGATCTCTTTTCATCCTTCATGTATGTAATAAAATGGAAGCACATTAAGTATCGTACAGATGCTCGAtcttttaattgcaaattaGCTTCTTCGTCTATATATGTAGATCGCCTTTGTGTATGCAACCATGCAATACAACGCTACAATGACCGAACAAAACGGCCAGTAAATGGTGACGACGACAAGTAACACTTAGagcatatatgctctaagaaATAACATCGGTGATGAAAAGACATCCTTTTCATTATGTCACAGAGCAGAGTTGTAAACGGTTTATTTGCTTGGATGAATGTTTCATAAATGTCTTTCATAACATTTGTGTATAAAGGTCTATATATGCATACTCAGAAATAAAACTCTGTATGAAAATGAAAGGCTGTTAACACTTCCAATCAATCGCGTAATCTAAGTTTACTTAATTCTGAGCACGACTCGCTTCAGCCTTCTATTAAATTGATACGTTTTGTAATTCCGTGTTTAGAGAGCTTTTTTATACGTTACTGCGCGAAGAGAACGTGGCCAATCAAATAATCACACATTTCTAACATGTGCGCACGCGCAAACGATCCACGTTCGACTGCGTCCCATTCTGACAGAGCGCAGTCGTTGAGAAGCCTTTGTGCGGTTGATTTTCGTTGAATTAGGTAGTCTTCCCATCAATAATGAAGTTACTTTTGTTAGTGGGTCTCGTGCTATCGGTGTTTTGCTCGAGTAGCAACGCCGACGATAAAAAAGGCCCGAAAGTAACGGACATGGTGAGTAAATTCTCCAATACCGGTACATAGTGTAACAGACGCTTTGTTCACAAAGAATTTTTCTTTCCACACGAAGTAaggtaaaaataaaattccataAAGCAAATGTGACCGATTCTTGCAGAATGATACTTTCGCGTTTCTATTtactgaaaaatgtaattcaCAGTAATACTTACTTTCACTTATTTTTAACACGTGCACGTTTTAGCCAAAGCTTTTAAATCAAATTCGGTCGTTcgtattttgtaaattattcaCATTTTCTATGTAAAACTTCGATGGTACGTGGTTAAGAATTTGTAAGATTCTAAAAAGAATTCTTATATATTTAGGTATGGTTTGATATTAACATTGATGGTAAACTTGAGGGAAGAGTTGAGATTGGTCTCTTCGGAAAGACTGTTCCAAAGACTGTTAAGAACTTTGTAGAATTGGCTAAAAAGCCTGAAGGCGAAGGATACAAAGGCAGCAAGTTCCATAGAGTCATTCGGGAGTTCATGATTCAAGGAGGAGACTTTACAAAAGGAGATGGAACTGGAGGTTCGATTACTTCTGTCTTCTCTTTGAAACCCAAAGTTGTTATCAAGcttcattaaatttcattttattaaatttcattatattaaattttattaaatttcattttattaaatttt is part of the Andrena cerasifolii isolate SP2316 chromosome 1, iyAndCera1_principal, whole genome shotgun sequence genome and harbors:
- the LOC143373906 gene encoding uncharacterized protein LOC143373906 isoform X2, with amino-acid sequence MSNGKNQFLSFVNQDDSVLRRVQNMPSGTNDVVAFDYLQKYVNSLESKDSGMNVSSIAANNSNIALYLNCKNNDYKSTNFNNADYKFIKLENALLQNAISSHTELKAKYIRQDHLKMENMAIKSIFSFDERNDYIDDTKLMSTACSNVIGSQDIRNNNRPITVKKPFIIEKCIFTQIKEKSHDTENDNKSSNDENNDPETKFIALANQNKSKINGSDILDKQIKACSQCSMTFRYKRHLDRHLEGHQKNNCSHCNAKFARRKHLEIHLFRSHGERVTKYPHSCDVCSRSFPKRTLLHRHRAKHNYENGKVCSDCGEMLKAEEDDKEHKKNHCTRKQFECKRCSQTFSIEQTYLTHIQNHDNHKCSKCDVAFASKKKTHEHYKMVHSTKLNDNKLSNDGVYFCADCKHTFFKQDDYSRHLESTSHLSKINREIPLKDIFACPICSKKLISRRALDQHVRRIHKGEKRFACNIYGCTFQCARKSDLDRHKQLHVEQRNIVCEQCGKTFTSVSILNDHVLYVHNKERQFVCEECGKTFKRNSLLKRHKLSHQQYRPFSCMQCNTAFKRSHHLTRHMETCHRITLEKKKKVVKLMKTEDGHLVPIPEKPRNLKPKKLKIKGSNTVLTSNEKALCFESTDIASEDFNSSLELQSLPNPDDLLDINAEQIVTVEVSGPKTLTMNNLIDQFDTNSNEILNLTSYQDLEYQHGILNSDQNFYDHTNYSELSLGAAEGTSLFVDSNINKVDSLPIENYLNQPFPLFLNL
- the LOC143373906 gene encoding uncharacterized protein LOC143373906 isoform X3 produces the protein MSNGKNQFLSFVNQDDSVLRRVQNMPSGTNDVVAFDYLQKYVNSLESKDSGMNVSSIAANNSNIALYLNCKNNDYKSTNFNNADYKFIKLENALLQNAISSHTELKAKYIRQDHLKMENMAIKSIFSFDERNDYIDDTKLMSTACSNVIGSQDIRNNNRPITVKKPFIIEKCIFTQIKEKSHDTENDNKSSNDENNDPETKFIALANQNKSKINGSDILDKQIKACSQCSMTFRYKRHLDRHLEGHQKNNCSHCNAKFARRKHLEIHLFRSHGERVTKYPHSCDVCSRSFPKRTLLHRHRAKHNYENGKVCSDCGEMLKAEEDDKEHKKNHCTRKQFECKRCSQTFSIEQTYLTHIQNHDNHKCSKCDVAFASKKKTHEHYKMVHSTKLNDNKLSNDGVYFCADCKHTFFKQDDYSRHLESTSHLSKINREIPLKDIFACPICSKKLISRRALDQHVRRIHKGEKRFACNIYGCTFQCARKSDLDRHKQLHVEQRNIVCEQCGKTFTSVSILNDHVLYVHNKERQFVCEECGKTFKRNSLLKRHKLSHQQYRPFSCMQCNTAFKRSHHLTRHMETCHRITLEKKKKVVKLMKTEDGHLVPIPEKPRNLKPKKLKIKGSNTVLTSNEKALCFESTDIASEDFNSSLELQSLPNPDDLYINAEQIVTVEVSGPKTLTMNNLIDQFDTNSNEILNLTSYQDLEYQHGILNSDQNFYDHTNYSELSLGAAEGTSLFVDSNINKVDSLPIENYLNQPFPLFLNL
- the LOC143373906 gene encoding uncharacterized protein LOC143373906 isoform X1 → MSNGKNQFLSFVNQDDSVLRRVQNMPSGTNDVVAFDYLQKYVNSLESKDSGMNVSSIAANNSNIALYLNCKNNDYKSTNFNNADYKFIKLENALLQNAISSHTELKAKYIRQDHLKMENMAIKSIFSFDERNDYIDDTKLMSTACSNVIGSQDIRNNNRPITVKKPFIIEKCIFTQIKEKSHDTENDNKSSNDENNDPETKFIALANQNKSKINGSDILDKQIKACSQCSMTFRYKRHLDRHLEGHQKNNCSHCNAKFARRKHLEIHLFRSHGERVTKYPHSCDVCSRSFPKRTLLHRHRAKHNYENGKVCSDCGEMLKAEEDDKEHKKNHCTRKQFECKRCSQTFSIEQTYLTHIQNHDNHKCSKCDVAFASKKKTHEHYKMVHSTKLNDNKLSNDGVYFCADCKHTFFKQDDYSRHLESTSHLSKINREIPLKDIFACPICSKKLISRRALDQHVRRIHKGEKRFACNIYGCTFQCARKSDLDRHKQLHVEQRNIVCEQCGKTFTSVSILNDHVLYVHNKERQFVCEECGKTFKRNSLLKRHKLSHQQYRPFSCMQCNTAFKRSHHLTRHMETCHRITLEKKKKVVKLMKTEDGHLVPIPEKPRNLKPKKLKIKGSNTVLTSNEKALCFESTDIASEDFNSSLELQSLPNPDDLCENPTLSLEFINLLPTTDSTPQVLSLVDINAEQIVTVEVSGPKTLTMNNLIDQFDTNSNEILNLTSYQDLEYQHGILNSDQNFYDHTNYSELSLGAAEGTSLFVDSNINKVDSLPIENYLNQPFPLFLNL